The genome window CGATCTCTCGTTGACGCAATCATTCTTCATTGTTCGAgctttgattaatttctttgctttttctttctctctctctctctctcttttctctactATATTGTTCATTTTACAGCAATAACCGATCGACCCAGGATCGGGGTGACTCCTCGATCGAGCTACTTGCATGCCTGTCTGCGTACCTAGCATCTCCTGCCATTTGTTTATCACGCGGTGCATGTCTCAGTACCAAATATTATCTCCTGCTCTGTTCAAGCTTCGTTCTTCGACGATTATTCGCCCGCATgcatttattctttttatcaTCGAACCATCGTGTTTATCACACCACTCTTAGTTTCCCTTTCGTAAAATGATGAATGTCGTTAATTCAGGTCTTGGATTGGATCAATACAAGCGAGTCGATCCTAAGGTGtgtacaaacaaacaaacaaacagaGTATATTTGTTTCCGTTCTGTTGCAATTGATAAATGCACCGATCGATTAAGAACTACTTTTCGGATTTGCAGAACGTCCAAGCTAAATTGGAATTGGAATTGGACGAGGACAGCATTTTTTACAAACTCGGCAGTTCCGGACTCATTACTTTTTCTGATTATATATTTCTGTTGACAGTGCTTTCAAGTGAGTTGCGTCATAAACGATTGTTAATAGCAATATTACAGAAACATAAattgttgcattttttttggcaCAGCTTCTCGACGTCACTTTGAAATAGCCTTTAGAATGTTCGACTTTAACGGAGACGGAGATGTCGATTCAGAAGAATTTGGCAAGGTCGCGACTTTGATTCGGCAACAAACGAGCATCGGGAATCGCCACCGAGATCACGCCAACACCGGGAACACGTTCAAGGTACGAGAAATCGTGAACCAACTCGAGCTTTGCTCCAGATCATTCTCCAGTATTAACGAAAGTTTCGTCACTGGTTCATTCAGGGCGTAAATTCGGCTTTGACAACGTACTTCTTCGGTCCGAACATGAAACAAAAACTGACGATAGAAAAGTTCTTGGACTTCCAGGAACAGTTGCAAAAAGAAATCCTCAGTCTGGAGGTAATTTATTCTGTTCGTTTTATAAATtaggacatttttttcacgattttcgtcaataaccccaaatttcaattGCAGTTCGAGCGTCGAAATCCTGACAGTAACGGCAACATATCGGAAGTCGATTTCACGGAATTATTGTTGGCGTACGCCGGTTATCCTGAGAAGAAAAAGGCCAAGATGTTAAAGAGGGTTAAAAAAAGGTACGACCTTCGCGTTTCCATGTTTTTCTTACCACAGTCTCGTGTTGAATTACTTTTTATTAATCCGACAATCCTGATCCGTCGACAGTTTCAAGGATCACGCAAAGGGTATAAACAAGGAAGATTATCTCAAATTCTTCCATTTCCTCAACAATATCAATGACGTTGATACTGCTTTGACTTTTTATCACATCGCTGGAGCGTCGATTGACCAGGGTAAGGAAACGTTTGGATTAATTTTGTCCACCACTTCGTAACATGAATTCCACGTTTTCAGCCACTCTGAAACACGTTGCGAAGACGGTCGCGCACGTTGATTTGAACGATCACGTTATTCAAGTTGTTTACACGATATTCGATGAGAACAGTGAGTGAATCGATATAGTCGACGACGGTTCCATTATTCGTTGATTCTACAACATCTTACTCAAATTGTCgctgtttttctcattttgcaGTGGACGGACAGTTGAGCAA of Venturia canescens isolate UGA chromosome 6, ASM1945775v1, whole genome shotgun sequence contains these proteins:
- the MICU1 gene encoding calcium uptake protein 1 homolog, mitochondrial isoform X4, whose amino-acid sequence is MILAKCRLIFQHNRIVTANPNVSSVVAFNSLKIEPYIRKDFREHEQKRYYRNFGHAHIKLPLFKVIVYSATVTGLIATFIDFKGIKIQLKPYVNSIKNKLTPRVDAAEMLTEKKKASEEEEESMDHTEAEEPKKKKSKKQKVGFRDRKIIEYENRMRSYSTPDKIFRYFATVKVTSAEGTEIYMTPDDFLRAITPGMKQPDGLGLDQYKRVDPKNVQAKLELELDEDSIFYKLGSSGLITFSDYIFLLTVLSTSRRHFEIAFRMFDFNGDGDVDSEEFGKVATLIRQQTSIGNRHRDHANTGNTFKGVNSALTTYFFGPNMKQKLTIEKFLDFQEQLQKEILSLEFERRNPDSNGNISEVDFTELLLAYAGYPEKKKAKMLKRVKKSFKDHAKGINKEDYLKFFHFLNNINDVDTALTFYHIAGASIDQATLKHVAKTVAHVDLNDHVIQVVYTIFDENMDGQLSNREFVSVMKNRVLRGLEKPKDTGFVKLMQSMIKCAKHSYPVNFEK
- the MICU1 gene encoding calcium uptake protein 1 homolog, mitochondrial isoform X1, with translation MILAKCRLIFQHNRIVTANPNVSSVVAFNSLKIEPYIRKDFREHEQKRYYRNFGHAHIKLPLFKVIVYSATVTGLIATFIDFKGIKIQLKPYVNSIKNKLTPRVDAAEMLTEKKKASEEEEESMDHTEAEEPKKKKSKKQKVGFRDRKIIEYENRMRHYSTPDKVFRYFATLQIVFNDHTHEVFMTPDDFLRSMTPGVKQPDGLGLDQYKRVDPKNYFSDLQNVQAKLELELDEDSIFYKLGSSGLITFSDYIFLLTVLSTSRRHFEIAFRMFDFNGDGDVDSEEFGKVATLIRQQTSIGNRHRDHANTGNTFKGVNSALTTYFFGPNMKQKLTIEKFLDFQEQLQKEILSLEFERRNPDSNGNISEVDFTELLLAYAGYPEKKKAKMLKRVKKSFKDHAKGINKEDYLKFFHFLNNINDVDTALTFYHIAGASIDQATLKHVAKTVAHVDLNDHVIQVVYTIFDENMDGQLSNREFVSVMKNRVLRGLEKPKDTGFVKLMQSMIKCAKHSYPVNFEK
- the MICU1 gene encoding calcium uptake protein 1 homolog, mitochondrial isoform X3 is translated as MILAKCRLIFQHNRIVTANPNVSSVVAFNSLKIEPYIRKDFREHEQKRYYRNFGHAHIKLPLFKVIVYSATVTGLIATFIDFKGIKIQLKPYVNSIKNKLTPRVDAAEMLTEKKKASEEEEESMDHTEAEEPKKKKSKKQKVGFRDRKIIEYENRMRHYSTPDKVFRYFATLQIVFNDHTHEVFMTPDDFLRSMTPGVKQPDGLGLDQYKRVDPKNVQAKLELELDEDSIFYKLGSSGLITFSDYIFLLTVLSTSRRHFEIAFRMFDFNGDGDVDSEEFGKVATLIRQQTSIGNRHRDHANTGNTFKGVNSALTTYFFGPNMKQKLTIEKFLDFQEQLQKEILSLEFERRNPDSNGNISEVDFTELLLAYAGYPEKKKAKMLKRVKKSFKDHAKGINKEDYLKFFHFLNNINDVDTALTFYHIAGASIDQATLKHVAKTVAHVDLNDHVIQVVYTIFDENMDGQLSNREFVSVMKNRVLRGLEKPKDTGFVKLMQSMIKCAKHSYPVNFEK
- the MICU1 gene encoding calcium uptake protein 1 homolog, mitochondrial isoform X2 → MILAKCRLIFQHNRIVTANPNVSSVVAFNSLKIEPYIRKDFREHEQKRYYRNFGHAHIKLPLFKVIVYSATVTGLIATFIDFKGIKIQLKPYVNSIKNKLTPRVDAAEMLTEKKKASEEEEESMDHTEAEEPKKKKSKKQKVGFRDRKIIEYENRMRSYSTPDKIFRYFATVKVTSAEGTEIYMTPDDFLRAITPGMKQPDGLGLDQYKRVDPKNYFSDLQNVQAKLELELDEDSIFYKLGSSGLITFSDYIFLLTVLSTSRRHFEIAFRMFDFNGDGDVDSEEFGKVATLIRQQTSIGNRHRDHANTGNTFKGVNSALTTYFFGPNMKQKLTIEKFLDFQEQLQKEILSLEFERRNPDSNGNISEVDFTELLLAYAGYPEKKKAKMLKRVKKSFKDHAKGINKEDYLKFFHFLNNINDVDTALTFYHIAGASIDQATLKHVAKTVAHVDLNDHVIQVVYTIFDENMDGQLSNREFVSVMKNRVLRGLEKPKDTGFVKLMQSMIKCAKHSYPVNFEK